GTCGATATCTTTATTTTTTATGATGTCATCGAAATTTTCATAATTATAGATATTCTTGTCGGGAATATTGTATTTCTCTTTCCATTTAATTGCTTTTGAAGGGGTTCCGGTCACTATTCCTGCAAGATTGCAATACTCAGATCCCTGCATAGATTCGGCTACAATATTGGCATAAATGCCCAAGCCACAAAGGGCAAGATTTATTTTTCTTCCATTATAAGGAATATGTTCTGGTTCGGCTGCAGATAAAAAAGAAGGAATACTTGTCGCAATAACTGAAGCACCAACACCAATTCCGAATTTGTTTACAAATGAACGTCTGGATATTTTTTCCATAAATTTTGTCTTTATACGATATTAAATTATAATTTTAGTAGTTTCAAAAAATGAATATTTATATTTCTTGTGAATGATTTTTTGAATATAATTATCTTCAAATTAAACGATTATAATTTTATTGTCCTAAAAAAGCGACATATTTATTGGTGAAAATAATTAAGAAAATTTGTGCAATTCTGCACGAAAAATAAGTCAGATAAACAAAATCGTTTTATATATTTGATTTCAGGATAATTTTTGCATTATTTGCAAAATAAAAGCCCAAAGTCTGAAATTTATCAATTTAAAACCAGAATCACATATGGCGTTGTCAGGTTTATTCCGCAAAAAAACAGTACAGGATATTTTAAACCAGGTTGCAAAGAATGAAGCAGATGGTCATAATGCATTAGGGAAGCATTTAACTGCAAGGGATTTAACTGCTTTTGGAATTGCAGCTATTATTGGTGCAGGAATTTTTAGTACCATCGGAAAAGCAAGTGCAGATGGGGGGCCTGCTGTTATTTTTCTGTTTTTATTTACCGCATTAGCGTGTAGTTTTGCCGCTTTTGCTTACGCCGAATTTGCTTCAATGGTTCCGGTTTCCGGAAGTGCTTATACCTATTCTTATGTTGCTTTTGGCGAATTAATTGCGTGGATTATAGGTTGGGCCTTAATTATGGAATACGCCGTAGGAAATATAACGGTTGCCATATCCTGGAGTGATTATTTTACAGGATTACTGCAAAGTCGCGGAGTTAATTTGCCACAGTGGATTCAGATGGATTATTTAACCGCTTCAAACGGTTTTAAAGATGCAATGGCCCTGATGCAGGGAGGAAAAACTTTCGAAAATTTAGATGCAGGATTACAGGCGGCTTATATGGCCTGGACTACCGCACCAACAATTGGTTCTTTTCATTTTGTAGCTGATTTGCCGGCTTTGTTTATTATCGTACTAATTACCGCTTTGGTGTATCGCGGAATGAAAGAATCACGTAACGCCAGTAACTTAATGGTTGTAGTGAAACTTTGTATCGTACTTTTAGTAATTGCTGTTGGAGTTTTTTATGTGGATACAACCAATTGGAATCCGTTTGCGCCAAATGGTGTAAGTGGGGTTTTAAAAGGAGTTTCTGCTGTTTTCTTTGCTTACATAGGTTTTGATGCGATTTCAACCACCGCAGAGGAATGTAAAAATCCACAGCGTGATTTACCACGCGGGATGATGTGGGCAATTATTATCTGTACCATCTTATACATTGCCATTGCCTTGGTTTTAACCGGAATGGTCAAATACAACGAATTAAATGTCGGCGACCCGTTAGCATTTGTTTTTGAAAAATTAGACTTAAAATGGATGTCTGGCATTATTGCAGTAAGTGCTGTCATTGCAATGGCAAGTGTTTTACTGGTTTTTCAGATGGGGCAGCCTCGTATCTGGATGAGTATGAGCCGTGACGGATTATTGCCAAAGAAATTTTCTACAGTGCATCCAAAATTCAAAACACCTTCTTTTGCTACCATTGTAACAGGTTTTGTAGTGGCTGTTCCGGCTTTATTTTTAAACCTGACAATGGTAACCGATCTATGCAGTATCGGGACTTTGTTTGCCTTTGTACTGGTTTGTGCAGGCGTTTTGGTGTTGCAGAATAAACCTGAAATTCCAAGGGGAAAATTCAAAACACCTTATGTAAATTCTAAATACATTTTGCCGGTTTTAATGATTGCTGGATTGTACTATGCTTTTGCTTTCAATACTAAAGCAACAATGGCTTTTATTAATAATGAAGCACAGATTTACGATGCAACTTCTATAGTAACTTCTTTGGATAAAGAAGAGTCGGTTAAAGTTTTCGATTATTTAAAAGGGATAGACGTTAATAATAAAACGGCGAAAACTTCAGATTTAGAACATTTATTGGGGCAATATCAGGACGATGAAGTAAAATATACCGAAGTTGTAAAAGAACTGCCGATCAGGCATTCTCTTAAATACGAATCAGGTTTCAGCTTATTCAAGCATAAAATTCCAATGTGGATTTTCCTTATCGTATTAGTTGGATTAGCCGTTTGGGCATTTAGAAAAAATTTATCTTTGATTCCGCTTTTAGGACTTATATGCTGTCTTTATATGATGGCGGAGTTAAGTGTGTGGAACTGGATTTACTTTACCATCTGGTTATTAATCGGGCTTTTAATTTATTTTACTTATAGCCGAAAAAATAGTAAACTCAATACTCAGGTTGTGAGTTAGAAGTAAAAAGGTATATGTGAAAAACCGTTTTGAAATATTCAAAACGGTTTTTGCATTTTTATTCTTTTGTGTAAATATTCTTATGTTTTAAAACTGCTTTTCCCTAAGTTTGTTTTTAGTAAAATTTTAAATTTAATTTTTAATAAATGGGTTTTCTTGATAAACTATTGGGCAAAAAAGAGGCTTCAATACAATATGATAATGATTTTTGGAACTGGTTTCTAAAATATGAAAAACAGTTTTTTAAAGCTGTAAAAAATGGAGATAATATACACAAAGATTTTTTCGATAAACTGGCTCCAAGGCTGGATGAAATTCATGATGGAATTTACTTTCTTACCGGAATGTTTGACGACCAGACTGCTGAATTAGTTCTGACACCTGATGGTGTAATCAAGAATATTTATGTTATTGAAGAACTTATAAATAATGCGCCAAAGATTGAGGGCTGGAGATTTTCTGCCCTTAAACCCGCATCAGATATAAAAGATGTAAGTATTAATTATGAAGGTTTTAAAATCAACAAAGACAATTTAAAGTTTTATCCAAATATTCATGAAGGTTATCCTGATGAAATAGACTTAACTATCATTTATGATGGCTTTATTGAAGAAAAAAAAGGAGAATTAATAAATGGAGTATACATTTTCCTCGACAATTATTTAGGAGAACTGCATTCGGTTACTTTAATTGATAATATGAAAGTTGTCGGATCAGAAGGTGTTTCAGAAGAATTAATTCCGATTGAAAAATTAAAAGATTATTTAATTTGGAGAGAAAAAGAATTTGTTGAGAAATATGAAGGAACCAGGCACAATACTGAAAATGATAATTATTCAGGTTTTGAGTCTAATATAAAAGATGGAGGAATTGTTATAGCTTTGATGAATACAGACCTTTTAAATTGGGATCAAAAAGCATCTCATCCTTGGATGTTCATTATTACCATTCCTTTTGATGGAAGTAGTAATAACAACGGAATGCCTGATAATGAAACTTATCAGTTATTAAATGTAATTGAAGATCAAATCATGTTAGACCTAAAAGATTTGGAAGGCTATTTAAATGTAGGCAGAGAAACATTAGCAAACAAAAGAGAAATCTTTTTTGCTTGTAAGGATTTCAGAAAACCTACAAAAGTGGCAGATGAATTAATTAAAAGATATAACAGCGTTTTTGAAATAACCTACGAAATCTACAAAGACAAATATTGGCAAACCTTTAAACACTATAAGCCGAGACTAGATTAAGGAAAGAATTTTACGATTGTTTTAGTTTCACATATTCCGGGTTTAAATTTATAATTTTAAGAATCAAATTTATCCGATTTTATAAAATCCAAATTCATTAATCAAAAATCAAAAAAGAATCACTTTCTTTTCGAAAATTAAATAAATCATAACAAAAAACCTGAAGCTTTAAACTTTAAACAAAACTTTATTCCTTAATTTTGTAGCACTAAAAATAAAAAACAGAAAAACTATGAGTTCATTTGACGTAGTCATTATAGGTTCAGGTCCTGGCGGATATGTATCAGCAATTCGTTGCGCACAATTAGGTTTCAAAACTGCTATTGTAGAAAAGTATAACTCTTTAGGCGGAACTTGCCTTAACGTAGGTTGTATACCTTCAAAAGCATTATTATCATCTTCTCATCATTATGCAGAAATTGCTCATTTTGCAGATCACGGAATCGAAGTTTCTGGTGATGTAAAAATCAATTTAGAGAAAATGATTGCTCGTAAACAAGCCGTTGTAGATCAAACCGTAGGCGGAATCAACTACTTAATGGATAAAAATAAAATCTCTGTTTTCAATGGTTTAGGTTCTTTCGTAGATGCAACTCACATCGCTGTTGCAAAAGCAGACGGAACTTCAGAAACTATTGAAGCAAAATATACTGTAATTGCTACAGGATCAAAACCATCTTCTTTGCCATTCATCAAAATTGACAAAGAAAGAATCATTACTTCTACTGAAGCTTTGGCTTTAAAAGAAGTTCCAAAACACTTAGTAATTATCGGTGGAGGAGTTATCGGAATCGAGCTTGGACAAGTTTACCTGCGTTTAGGAGCTCAGGTTTCTGTAGTAGAATTTATGGACAGAATCATTCCGGGAATGGACGGTTCATTGTCTAAAGAATTAACAAAAGTGTTGAAAAAACAAGGAATGAAATTCTACGTTTCTCACAAAGTAAAATCAGTTGAAAGAAATGGTGATGCTGTTGTAGTTCAGGCTGAAAATGCAAAAGGAGAAACTATCACTCTTGAAGGAGATTATTCATTAGTTTCTGTTGGTCGTCGTCCTTATACAGACGGATTAAACGCTGACAAAGCCGGAGTTAAAATTTCAGACAGAGGACAAGTTGAAGTAAACGATCATTTACAGACAAGTGTTCAAAATATCTACGCAATTGGAGATGTTGTTCGTGGAGCAATGTTAGCGCACAAAGCGGAGGAAGAAGGAGTGATGGTTGCTGAAATTTTAGCAGGTCAAAAACCACATATCGATTACAACTTAATTCCTGGTGTAGTCTATACCTGGCCAGAAGTTGCTGCAGTTGGACAAACTGAAGAGCAATTGAAAGCAGCTGGAGTAAAATACAAATCAGGAAGTTTCCCATTCAAAGCTTTAGGACGTGCAAGAGCAAGTGCAGACTTAGACGGATTTGTGAAAATCTTAGCTGATGAAAAAACAGACGAAGTTTTAGGAGTTCACATGATCGGAGCGCGTACAGCAGACTTAATTGCTGAAGCGGTTACAGCAATGGAATTCAAAGCTTCTGCTGAAGATATTTCAAGAATGAGTCATGCACACCCAACTTTCGCGGAAGCAGTAAAAGAAGCAGCATTGGCAGCTACTGAAAACAGAGCTTTACACGTATAATTTTTTACGTAAAATATATTTCAAAACCGTCAGAATTTTATTTTGACGGTTTTTTCTTTTGCAATATGTAATAAGCATAAAAAATTCTGTAAAATGATTTTCTTTTTTAGATGTTATCTTTAATTAATTTTAAAAGTCAACATCATGAAAAATAAATATATAGCTCCAGTTTTACTTGGAGTAGGAATCGCTTTTTTGCTTTATTCCTGTGGCTCAACTATTCCGGAAAAAGCAACTGCTGTCAATAATTTTGATAAAGCTAAATACCTTGGAAAATGGTATGAAATTGCCAGACTGGATTTTAAATATGAAAAGGGTTTAAATAATGTAACTGCCGAATATTCCCTAAACGATAACGGAACGATAAAAGTAGATAACAAAGGGTATGAGGTTGAAAAAAATAAGTGGAAACAAAGTATTGGAAAAGCTAAATTCGTCGAAAAAGAAAATATAGGGATGCTGAAAGTTTCCTTTTTTGGCCCTTTTTACTCCGGATATAATGTAATTGCGGTTGATGAGGATTATAAATATGCTTTGGTCGCCGGAGAAAGTTTAAAATACATGTGGATACTTTCGAGAGAAACTACAATTCCTGAAAACATTAAAACGGCTTATTTGAAAAAAGCACAGGAAATTGGATATAAAACTTCTGCTCTTGTTTGGGTAAAACACGACAAAGCAAATTAAAAAATAAACCCGACAGATTTTGAAGTCTGTCGGGTTTTGTATTTTAAAATGTGAATTAAATCATGGAGTGAAAACACTTTTATAATTGTCCCAGTATCTATAAATCAAAAATAAGTTCCCTAAGAATAACAAACCTGCAATGGGCAAGCCTTCCGGTGCAAGAAAATAATTGATAAACAGAATATTTACTGTTATTGGTAAAATCAAAATATTGGCTAATGTTACAAAACGTCCTGTGACGAAAGCGATTCCGCAAAGTAATTCAATAGATTTTGCCAGAGGCAGTAAGTAAGTTGATGCAACAAGACCTACATTAAAAGCTTTAAAATTTCCGGTTACTTCTGGTTCAGGTGCCAGCTTAAAGAAAAAGCTGATGGAAGCGAAAAGTAGCAAAAGGCCGATTAAAACGCGAACAATAATGGTAGCAATTTTCATAATACTTAGGATTTTTTAAGGTTAAAAAATATAATTAAGCTATTGGAAAAGATACAAACCGAAAGTCTCAAATTAGAATTCACAAACTATTTTGTGGTCTTTTTTAAGAATTTTACAATTAAACGCGTCTAATTTTGAGATTGGTTTAATTCTGTATCAAATATAACGAATTTTTTCTTATGAAAATGCTAATTTATTGTGTGATTATTGGGTCTTGATGTACTTCTTATAAAGGAAAAATCCACCAATGCTTATTAAGATAAATGGCCAAAGATTAATAAAGAAAATCAAGATAGCCTGCAAGATGTACCAACCGCTTTTTAAAGCATCAATAATCTGAATACCTAAATTAGGTTTATAGGCAGCGCTGTCTTTTTCACTTGCAATAGTTTCTTGTCTGATGGTTTCATTCTGATAAAGCTGTAGAGTGATAGTACTGAAATTAATCTGATCCTGTAACGATAAATTATCTATAGTGCGATTATCGTTTGATTCTTTTTGGTTTGCTAAAGTATTTTCGGCCTCCATAATGTCATTGATTTTTTTGCCCTTTTCATCAATCGCTTTTTCTACTCTTTTTTCGTTATGGACACTTCTTTTTTGAGATAGCTGATTTGCTAATAATTTTAATGAAACATCATCGGCCTTGATTACCCTGAAATCAAGAAAATCAATTTGTTTAGCGATGGTCTTTATTACTGTATCGAGCTGTGTATTCGGAACGCGGATGGTAATGTTGTTTTCTACGGTATATTTAGTCGTTTCAAGGGTGCTGTCCTGGCTGATTTTGGTTCTAATCTGATTCTGAATAGTGCTTTGTAAATTGGTATAGGTAACAAATCCTCCGAATTTCTGGGTGGCATTTTCAATTGCATAAGTGGACCTGACAACGTTTTTAACCTTAAATTTGATATCTGCAGTTCGAATGAATTTCTGCTTGCTGTCTTTTTTCTCGACTGCTGCCGATGATGAAATAGCTGTGCTGGATAAAACAGCTGTGCTATCGGTAGTTGCGTAATCTGATGTTTCTTCACCTGTGGCATCTGCTTTTTTGCAGGAAAATAATATTGCCGTGATTACGAAGGTGGTCAAACCTAATTTTGCAATTGTTTTCATAAATTTTTTAAATGTTGATTAATAAATAAATTTTGTATAAAGGATATGTAATGTTTTAATCAAATAGCAGGAAAATTTTTAATAATGAATATTAATTCGATATACTAAAAAGTGTGCCAATATTTTTTTAAGATTACTTTATTGAAGGAATTTTTTTGTCGTAATTTTGAAGTCTAAATCAATTCATTTTTGAGAGTTTCCATTCACAAGCACATTCCGGATCCGGAGCAGTTCAAACAACAACTTTTAAGTTGGTCACAACAATTTCGAGAGGTTGTTTTTTTGGATAGTAATTCCTATCCTCAAGAATATTCTAGTTTCGATTGTTTGATGGCTGTTGATGCTTTTACATCGTTAAAAACCGATTTTCATAATGCTTTTGAAGATTTAAAACAGTACCAGCAAACTACAAAAGACTGGCTTTTTGGTTACTTGTCTTATGATCTTAAAAATGATATTGAGTATTTAAAATCATCCAATTTTGACGGATTGAATTTCCCGGATTTATTTTTCTTTCAGCCAAAAAAGATTTTTTTACTAAAAGGAAATCAGCTTGAAATCAGTTACTTATTGTTGTGTGACGATGAGGTTGAAGAAGATTTTGAAGAAATTATTCAGAGTAAAAGCTATTCTTTTGAAACGTTGGATAAAGTCGATTTGGAGCAACGAATTTCAAAAGAATCGTATCTTCAAAAAGTAACAAAAATGCTGGGACACATTCATGCAGGTGATATGTACGAAGCTAATTTTTGTATGGAATTTTTTGCTGAAGATGCGATTATCAATCCACTGGAAAAATTTCAAAAACTGAATGAGATTTCAAAAGCTCCTTTTTCGGTTTTCTTTAAGAACAATAAACAATTTCTGCTTTCAGCTTCTCCGGAACGTTATCTAAAAAAAACGGGAGATACCATTATTTCTCAGCCCATAAAAGGAACTTCAAAACGATTTTCAGATGTGAATAAGGATGAAGAATCCAAACAAAATCTTGAAAACGATGCAAAAGAACGTGCTGAGAATATCATGATTACTGATTTGGTTCGAAATGACTTATCGCATACGGCACAAAAAGGTTCGGTAGAAGTTACGGAACTTTGTAAAATTTATTCCTTCTTGCAGGTACATCAAATGATTTCTACGGTAACTTCAAAATTAGATCCTCAATATTCTTCTGTAGATGTTTTGAAAACGACCTTTCCAATGGGTAGTATGACGGGAGCTCCAAAAATTTCGGTCATGAAAATTATTGAAAACCTGGAAGAAACCAAACGAGGTTTGTATAGTGGGGCAGTAGGTTATTTTACTCCTGAAGGCGATTTTGATTTTAATGTTGTAATTAGAAGTATTTTATATAATCAGGAAAATAAATATGTTTCGTTCTCCGTTGGAAGTGCTATTACAGCTCAGTCTGTACCGGAAAAAGAATACGAAGAATGCTTGTTGAAGGCAAAAGCCATGTCTGAAGTTTTAAAATCTTCGGGTATTTGAAAATAACAACTTGAAAGTGTCTGTTTATGCAATTAATCTTAAGAACATACAATCTAAAACTAAAACACACTTTTAGAATTTCAAGGAAATCAATCGATTTTCAGCCTTCGCTAATCGTAGAATTGCAGGATAGTGGATTTTCAGGATATGGTGAAGCTACTTCGAATCCGTATTATAATATTACTGTGGAAATTCTGCAGGATGATATTGAAAAAATCCGTAAAATTATAGAAGAATCGTCTGGTGAGACTCCGGAAGAATTCTGGCTAAAAATAAATCCGTTTTTAAAAGACAATCCTTTTGCTTTATGTGCTTTGGATAATGCTTATAATGATTTGTATACGCGAAAAAAAGGTAAAAAGCTTTATGAGTTATGGAATTATGATATTTCCCATAATCCAAAGACTAATTATACCATCGGAATTGATAGCATTGAAAACATGATTGTTAAAATGAAGGGATTTCCATGGCCGATTTACAAAATAAAGTTAGGAACTCCTGAAGATATTGCTATTGTAACTGAATTACGAAAACATACTGATGCTATTTTTAGGGTAGATGCGAATTGCGCCTGGACTGTTGAAGAAACCTTATCAAATGCTGTTATTTTAAAAGATTTGGGTGTTGAATTTATAGAGCAGCCTCTTAAAGCAGATAATTGGGAAGGGCATAAGAAAGTTTTTGAAAATGCTGTTTTGCCTATTATAGCTGATGAAAGTTGTATAGCTGAAGGAGATATTGCTAAATGTCATAATCACTTTCATGGAGTCAATATAAAATTAATGAAATGTGGAGGAATAACTCCGGGAAGAAGGATGATTACCGAAGCTAAAAAACTAGGTTTAAAAACAATGGTAGGCTGTATGACAGAATCTACAGTTGGTATTTCGGCTATTGCACATTTATTGCCCGAATTGGATTATGTTGATATGGACGGCTCATTATTATTAGCAGAAGATATTGCGAGTGGTGTGACGATAAAGAATGGTAAGACATATTATCCGGACCGAACAGGAACAGGTGTGATTTTATTCTAATATTTCTTTTTAAAATAGTGTAACTTTGCAAAATAAAACTGAGGAAAAAAAATAAAACTTAAACCTCAAACTTGAAACAAAAAAAATGACAAACAACGAT
The Flavobacterium flavigenum genome window above contains:
- a CDS encoding amino acid permease, whose translation is MALSGLFRKKTVQDILNQVAKNEADGHNALGKHLTARDLTAFGIAAIIGAGIFSTIGKASADGGPAVIFLFLFTALACSFAAFAYAEFASMVPVSGSAYTYSYVAFGELIAWIIGWALIMEYAVGNITVAISWSDYFTGLLQSRGVNLPQWIQMDYLTASNGFKDAMALMQGGKTFENLDAGLQAAYMAWTTAPTIGSFHFVADLPALFIIVLITALVYRGMKESRNASNLMVVVKLCIVLLVIAVGVFYVDTTNWNPFAPNGVSGVLKGVSAVFFAYIGFDAISTTAEECKNPQRDLPRGMMWAIIICTILYIAIALVLTGMVKYNELNVGDPLAFVFEKLDLKWMSGIIAVSAVIAMASVLLVFQMGQPRIWMSMSRDGLLPKKFSTVHPKFKTPSFATIVTGFVVAVPALFLNLTMVTDLCSIGTLFAFVLVCAGVLVLQNKPEIPRGKFKTPYVNSKYILPVLMIAGLYYAFAFNTKATMAFINNEAQIYDATSIVTSLDKEESVKVFDYLKGIDVNNKTAKTSDLEHLLGQYQDDEVKYTEVVKELPIRHSLKYESGFSLFKHKIPMWIFLIVLVGLAVWAFRKNLSLIPLLGLICCLYMMAELSVWNWIYFTIWLLIGLLIYFTYSRKNSKLNTQVVS
- a CDS encoding dipeptide epimerase, with the translated sequence MQLILRTYNLKLKHTFRISRKSIDFQPSLIVELQDSGFSGYGEATSNPYYNITVEILQDDIEKIRKIIEESSGETPEEFWLKINPFLKDNPFALCALDNAYNDLYTRKKGKKLYELWNYDISHNPKTNYTIGIDSIENMIVKMKGFPWPIYKIKLGTPEDIAIVTELRKHTDAIFRVDANCAWTVEETLSNAVILKDLGVEFIEQPLKADNWEGHKKVFENAVLPIIADESCIAEGDIAKCHNHFHGVNIKLMKCGGITPGRRMITEAKKLGLKTMVGCMTESTVGISAIAHLLPELDYVDMDGSLLLAEDIASGVTIKNGKTYYPDRTGTGVILF
- a CDS encoding DUF695 domain-containing protein, coding for MGFLDKLLGKKEASIQYDNDFWNWFLKYEKQFFKAVKNGDNIHKDFFDKLAPRLDEIHDGIYFLTGMFDDQTAELVLTPDGVIKNIYVIEELINNAPKIEGWRFSALKPASDIKDVSINYEGFKINKDNLKFYPNIHEGYPDEIDLTIIYDGFIEEKKGELINGVYIFLDNYLGELHSVTLIDNMKVVGSEGVSEELIPIEKLKDYLIWREKEFVEKYEGTRHNTENDNYSGFESNIKDGGIVIALMNTDLLNWDQKASHPWMFIITIPFDGSSNNNGMPDNETYQLLNVIEDQIMLDLKDLEGYLNVGRETLANKREIFFACKDFRKPTKVADELIKRYNSVFEITYEIYKDKYWQTFKHYKPRLD
- the lpdA gene encoding dihydrolipoyl dehydrogenase, with translation MSSFDVVIIGSGPGGYVSAIRCAQLGFKTAIVEKYNSLGGTCLNVGCIPSKALLSSSHHYAEIAHFADHGIEVSGDVKINLEKMIARKQAVVDQTVGGINYLMDKNKISVFNGLGSFVDATHIAVAKADGTSETIEAKYTVIATGSKPSSLPFIKIDKERIITSTEALALKEVPKHLVIIGGGVIGIELGQVYLRLGAQVSVVEFMDRIIPGMDGSLSKELTKVLKKQGMKFYVSHKVKSVERNGDAVVVQAENAKGETITLEGDYSLVSVGRRPYTDGLNADKAGVKISDRGQVEVNDHLQTSVQNIYAIGDVVRGAMLAHKAEEEGVMVAEILAGQKPHIDYNLIPGVVYTWPEVAAVGQTEEQLKAAGVKYKSGSFPFKALGRARASADLDGFVKILADEKTDEVLGVHMIGARTADLIAEAVTAMEFKASAEDISRMSHAHPTFAEAVKEAALAATENRALHV
- a CDS encoding DoxX family membrane protein — translated: MKIATIIVRVLIGLLLLFASISFFFKLAPEPEVTGNFKAFNVGLVASTYLLPLAKSIELLCGIAFVTGRFVTLANILILPITVNILFINYFLAPEGLPIAGLLFLGNLFLIYRYWDNYKSVFTP
- a CDS encoding DUF4349 domain-containing protein; amino-acid sequence: MKTIAKLGLTTFVITAILFSCKKADATGEETSDYATTDSTAVLSSTAISSSAAVEKKDSKQKFIRTADIKFKVKNVVRSTYAIENATQKFGGFVTYTNLQSTIQNQIRTKISQDSTLETTKYTVENNITIRVPNTQLDTVIKTIAKQIDFLDFRVIKADDVSLKLLANQLSQKRSVHNEKRVEKAIDEKGKKINDIMEAENTLANQKESNDNRTIDNLSLQDQINFSTITLQLYQNETIRQETIASEKDSAAYKPNLGIQIIDALKSGWYILQAILIFFINLWPFILISIGGFFLYKKYIKTQ
- a CDS encoding anthranilate synthase component I family protein encodes the protein MRVSIHKHIPDPEQFKQQLLSWSQQFREVVFLDSNSYPQEYSSFDCLMAVDAFTSLKTDFHNAFEDLKQYQQTTKDWLFGYLSYDLKNDIEYLKSSNFDGLNFPDLFFFQPKKIFLLKGNQLEISYLLLCDDEVEEDFEEIIQSKSYSFETLDKVDLEQRISKESYLQKVTKMLGHIHAGDMYEANFCMEFFAEDAIINPLEKFQKLNEISKAPFSVFFKNNKQFLLSASPERYLKKTGDTIISQPIKGTSKRFSDVNKDEESKQNLENDAKERAENIMITDLVRNDLSHTAQKGSVEVTELCKIYSFLQVHQMISTVTSKLDPQYSSVDVLKTTFPMGSMTGAPKISVMKIIENLEETKRGLYSGAVGYFTPEGDFDFNVVIRSILYNQENKYVSFSVGSAITAQSVPEKEYEECLLKAKAMSEVLKSSGI
- a CDS encoding lipocalin family protein, which translates into the protein MKNKYIAPVLLGVGIAFLLYSCGSTIPEKATAVNNFDKAKYLGKWYEIARLDFKYEKGLNNVTAEYSLNDNGTIKVDNKGYEVEKNKWKQSIGKAKFVEKENIGMLKVSFFGPFYSGYNVIAVDEDYKYALVAGESLKYMWILSRETTIPENIKTAYLKKAQEIGYKTSALVWVKHDKAN